The following DNA comes from Camelina sativa cultivar DH55 chromosome 14, Cs, whole genome shotgun sequence.
atatatttttatctcaTATAATTTGTTCACGAGTGTTTTGGAACATTTGTTCTCATCTATGGTAGATAATAAGTTGTGAGAAAAATGATGTAGATTCTCTTTTGGGTGGTGGATTATATTTTCAGAGACCGAGCCCTGATGATGTGAGTAATCTAATACTACTATAGTACTGTGTTTGAAgaagccaatttttttttgttgttttcattattttaatgATGGTGTGCAGTGTTGTTGCATATGCTTGGAGACATttggagaggaagaaagaataGTAATAAGGAAACTTGAATGCTCACACGTATTTCATTCGAAGTGTATAGACAAATGGCTGAGAGTCAAATCGACATGCCCTCTCTGTCAATCACTGGTTAGGGATTGATGAGATGAGGTTAAGGTGTTTTGCgggagactttttttttgttacgttGTTTTGTTAATATTCAAAACATAGAAGTGTTATACCACATTAAACCCTCTCCACTTGAAATAGGTTCCCGGAGATGTCTGTCATGAGGCTATTACTCATGCTTTTGATCTGAATTTTTCAAGAACCTCCTTATGTGTCTTTTTATCTgactattttttataataatttaattgcTAAATTCTACAAGATAGTTTACTTTGTTGATCTggtctatttcttttttaaaaaggactAATAATAATTTAGCACCAAAGTAGAAAGGTATATGCTTCGTGTGTCAACGCTGATATAAGATggactttaaaaacttttgatcgGCAAGAAATaggagaaagaaaccaaaaagtgATCATCAATGGAAGGCCCTTTGTTGACCGAGCGTGAACACATCATCGACATCACAAACGGTCGTAGTTCCCCATCAACAGATGGTCAGCAACCACACGAGCTTGTTGAATTGGGTGATCCATACACAAATGAAAGCGTTTGGAATTCGATCGAGTTTGTTGTGACTTTGGCCATGATTTCTGCAGCCATAATTGTTCTGATCCAGCCAAGAGATGAAGAACACCCAcaaatagttttgtttatatgGATCATCGGTTATACTTGTGGCTGTGTTGCCACTCTCCCTATCCAATGTTGGCGTTTTTGGCATTATAACCGAAGAGTTGGCCCCGAATCTATAGACGAATACGTAAGAGAGAAAAGGTAATATATTGTGTTTATGTTCTCTCTTTATGCATTAGATTGAGATATAATGGCTTTATTGGTTTGCAGAATCAACAAGCGTATGGACCATATTATGATGTGGTTTCTTCCTGGGTTGGTTTGTGGTGTTTTTATGGATTTGTACTGTTCATGTATACATCTCAGCGGCTCTAGAAGATACTACTACTCAATTCTTATGGTGCGTATCAAAACGAAATTTACTATCATATCCCTTAAAAGTAATATTGAACTTTCTAATACATGCATGCGGTAATAGTAATTATACTCATCTATTGTCTTCTACATTGTCTTGATGCAGGTTATGTGTGGCTCTCCTTACTTTCAGTTGCATTAGATATGTATTTTATAATCTAACAATGGCAGTGGTCTGTTTCACCACTCCTTTGCTCATACTGACTCCTGTGGTCGTATGTGTTCTCCTTGTTGTGGAAGTCTTAAAAGGCATTGGATCATGCATTGTAGAATGCATCTGTTAATTCGTCAAATCTGTCGCATGTTACTGATAATCAATATCAATCCTGCAACCTATGCTTGTACTTTGTTTCCTGGTGTTAACAAACAATCAGAAATTTGGTGTTAAATTTGTTGAGAAAAACATGTTATTTGCTACAGTTTCCCAAATAAGAAATTTAGGCCACATTTTCTATAAAAAGTAAgcttatatatttagttaacttaatataatgtgtttttaataatggaagtttttcatttgaaattgtatttttaaaaatactataagttttattgagattttcttatcttgaaaataaattcCTTACTAATATATAACAACATAAGTCAAAAAAGTATTTAAACAAAGAATAACTAAAAGTAGTATATGTGGAAAATTACTATAGAACAttgtgagttaaaaaaaatgattttaattttaattttcatattattggttttgttattaacattttatttttttatgtaatattaaaataatttactaataaatattacaaaagccaaaaaaaaattgccctAGACCTCCATAATCTTATTGTTCAGTCATGGGGATTGGACTTTCACCCATCATGGTGTATATGTATCTAATCAGTTGATTAGATTCATTAAGCATGCAAGAATGAAAATGGGTTACCacgagtttttgttttcttacttttcatgttttaatttaatatacttAATTCATAAGCATGCAAGAGGGGTTTCCAAATTAGAGCCTTGAGTTCTTTTGTACAAgctttgaaaaatatttattttaaagaatatttatgtaatataaactattatataattaatttattcaataagTTATTAAACTtctttaaaagtatataattatattttgttatattaatttcaaactCACGCGATGAATGATACATTATCTAGtctaaaaataaacaatagttatttgagttttatttatttatttatttttcctacACATAACAATtctctctatttatttttttaagaacaaaagTCGAAAACCAAAATGTAAAAACTATCCACTACTAAAAAAAAGGCCTATCAAGAattgaagatgttgttccaTCCCACAAAgccaaaaaaccaaacatataaacGTTGTTCACCTTAAAAACTAACAATAAGTGGACGTGCCGGAGTGGTTATCGGGCATGACTAGAAATCATGTGGGCTTTGCCCGCGCAGGTTCGAATCCTGCCGTTCacgtttttaatatttttttcccctttatccagttttgtcttcttccttttttttacatCCCGCCCATATATCAATCTACCCtagatttttattaatcaatacTACTAAATCCCGCTTTTCTCAttccttttcaattttcaaaaccCACCACCccatctcctctctctctctcggcgtCAGTGTTTTAAACTGAAATCCCCATCGGCGAGGAATTTTCCGGTGATTCAGATGGCTGATACGAACCGCCGGTGTACAAGTGTAGAGGACGATCCCCTTCACGCTTATTCTGGTCTATCCTTGTTTCCTCGCACACTCAAATTCTTGTCGAATCCTcttccgcctcctcctcctcttcatcaaTCAGAAGATCCACAGCAGACCCATACTCTCCTTGAGTCTATGGTATAgctttccccccccccccccNNNNNNNNNNNNNNNNNNNNNNNNNNNNNNNNNNNNNNNNNNNNNNNNNNNNNNNNNNNNNNNNNNNNNNNNNNNNNNNNNNNNNNNNNNNNNNNNNNNNNNNNNNNNNNNNNNNAGCTTTCCCCCCCCCCCTCCTCTCCTCTTAATCTGCTTCATACTTCGATCTGATTTGCATTTTTAGCTAGCCTTAGGGTTTGGTTTGCTCAGTGAGTAATTACGGTGACGAATCGAGTTGCTTATTTTGACGGTTACGAAATCAATCTCATTTCTCGCGTGTTTAATCGTATTCCTGCTTCGTTTCTGCTCATCTCGCTTCTGGGTGGGTGTTCCGTTCCCAAATGAGTaagattaggttttttttttatatacgcctttgtttcttcttcttctagatgGATGCTTGATTTTCAGATTCTTTGTGTAAACTGAAATTAGAAAGCAATTTACTTGGAAGTTTAAAGAAGTCTGACATCGTACAACCGTGTGAGATTTAGGCGTTGTGTCTCTGGGTTCTTATTATGTGCAGCGCAGACCCAAAGGAGGCACAAACATCTCTTTGTTTGCTCACTACATAAGCTGTCGTTGATATAGCCTGCTTATATAGATACTGATGTACattggcttctttttttttaagttttttagtCCTGACATATCAAGCTCAGTATATCTCAAGCTAAATTATTCGTTTTCCAAATTCTTGGCTTCTATCTTACAGCCTTTCGAAATTCAAAATGAGCATCAGGAGCAGGCAAAAGCTATCTTAGAAGATGCCAAGCTGCTGAACCCTATTCCAAACAAACGAGAACGAAGACAGGGGTTAGACCGTCAGCGGAAAAGCTTTTCTCTTGACCTTCCCACAAggtaaaaaaagataaatagcAAATGatccattgattttttttctttatttttccacTTCATCTTGATTCCTTTACAAAGTTAGTTGAAAcctatattaatatattcttgTTGCAGTCAACCTCCTCCAGCTCCACCAGGCTTTGATAGTAGTAAAATTCCAAGACCTGAAGAATACTTTGCTGCATATGATAAATATGAACGTGAGttatttcttttctcatgtTCATAGCCTTACcgtgttttattatataactgTCATGCATTTATGCTTTCTTTTCGATGGATTTGAAATAGTTGCCAATCGAGAATGGCATAAACAGACTGGCACCAGTGTGATAGATACACAACAGAACCCTCCATCAAGGCGCCCTCGCAGACCAGGACTTCAAGGGTATGTACTATGAGCAACTCTGTTTGAGCATGTTTCAGAGGTGTTCCATTTCCATCTTTTGCTATCTGTATTCCTTGATACtgaaaatttcaaattctaGGAGGAAACGGCCTTCGTTCACGCTTACCTCTGAGGATGGTTATTTCGCTGATGATGTCAACCTGGAAGCTTCAGAAAAGGAAATCCCCATTCCTTCTGAGAAAAGCTTAAAGAGGACCACAGCTGCACAAGTTATGACTGATGCTGTCAACCTGGAAGTTTCAGAAAAGGAAAGCCCCATTCCTTCTGAACAAAGCTTAAAGAGGACGACAGCTGCACAAGTTATGACTGCAGACAGGGAAGTAGATGGTGAGTGACCACTTGTTTGATCATCGCTACCATTTTGTGAAATCATGCTACCATCTGATAGTGATAGAAACTGTGTTTTGCAGATTCAACTGTAGACACGGACAAGGACTTAAGCAATATTTTGCATGAGTTGCTTGCTTGCAGTCAGGATGAGCTTGAGGGCGGTGGTGCCATCAAGATTTTGGAGGATCGCTTGAATATCAAGCCCTTTGTTGCGGAAGATATTTCTGAAGTTCCAGATGTTAGAAAAATGGACTTGAAGGCATCTGGAAGGAACCCATCAAACCGGAAGAGTGTGCTGTCAAACATACAGAATATGCTGGAAGGGACCCACAGGGATGCGGTTCGAAAAAATAGCTACTCGTCATCCCCCCTGATGAAAGAGCATATTTCATCACCAAACCCACCAAATAAGCAGTTTTCATTTCCTGACATCCATAACTTGCTTTCAGGGGATCACCTGTCTAATGAGGTTGATATACAACCTTCAGCAAAGAATTTGAATATTGGTTCCAGCTCTTCATTGGCCAAGGATGCTGATAAAGATATAACTGATACATCCCCGTCTTATGTGGGTACTTTAGACGCTGCTAAACCTTTCAACAGCTCAGTGGAGAAGAGTTCCGGTGAACATGATCCTGGTACTCGTTCTGGCATCCATAGATTTCATTCAAGTCGAGATGGGAATGCAGAAAATTGTGTGGAAGATAGCATCACAAATAAAAAGTCAGCTACGCTAGAGGTGAATTTTGATatgcaaacaaaagaaaaagagggaGATGTGCCCATGAGTGAAAGTGGAGCAAACAGTGACTCTGGCAGAAGGGAAAATGATGCTGATATCAGTGAAGAAACTGAGCAATTAGAAAGGCTGGTTAGTTTCTCCTTGGCTATACGGGATTCGTAATTAACATATCTGGACTTCTTGTTGGTTACATCTCTTGTGAATTTGTTTGTGTTATAGGCGGAATATGGATCTAGAGAGGTTACAAGACCTTTGATTGTAGAAGAGGATAGTATCCTGCATCGGCAAGGTATGATAACCTTTACCTTCATGCTATAGTGAATTATCTAAAACTAAACAAGCAAATTAGCATATCTCCTACATTAACTTGCCAACTTGCCCACACTTTTCCATTAGATACTTACTTCCACTAACCTTTTCAGTTCACCTTATAATTATGGTTCAAGTTTTTTCCTTACGCCGTTGTTTCGCCTTCAGGTGCATCCTCAAAGTCTCCAAACAGGGCTCCAGAACAATTCAACACAATGGATGGATCCTTTGAACATGCAGAGCACATGCAGGGACAACAAGAGGAGGAAAATGACAACGGGGACACTGCTTGTGgacttcaaaaagaaaatcctCAGGTTAGTTTCTCATCATTGTCTGTTCACCTCTGTGGGGTCTTGATATCAAGGCCAATTCGTCTTCATGTTGTCTCAATTGTTATAGTTGGTCCATCTCTTCTCGACGTTTATCCTTCTCAAATCACTAAAGGTATTTTTAATTGTAGTAGTGTGCGAGATTCGTATTGTTTTGATCCATGATAAATATAGCACACTGAACAGAATCGTTGGTTGTGTGAATGTTAAGGTATTCTGTGTTTTTTTGAGGGTGTAAGTTCCGTTTAGGGTACTCTGAAGTATGAACTTACTTGACAAAATGAACAAGGGATTAACTTATTTTCAGCAGGAGGTTGACAGCTCTTCACGCAAACAcagaaataaacgaaaaaagaGAGGATCTTCTGATAGCAATATGAAAAAGCGAAGCAAGACTGTGCATGGTGAGACTGGAGGGGACAAGCAAATGGCAACATTGCCACATAAAAGTGGAGCAAAgaagcaaaccaaaaaacaatccaacgagagagaagagaagaagcaaaagaaaactcTTACACGTGAGGGTGCAATATTCTCTCGCAGGAAAAGCCTTGCAGGTACATAGACTTGCCAATAAAAAACTTAACTTCATTACTGGTGCATCAGCTTCACTTTCGATTGAAATGCTAAACCAACATGTTTTTCTTGTCTCTCTCGAAGGTGCTGGAACTAAATTGGAAGGTGGTATCAGACGAAGTACAAGGATCAAGTCAAGACCACTCGAATTCTGGAGAGGTGAAAGATTCTTGTACGGACGGATCCATGAGAGTAAGTCACATATTCGTTTTACCACGTCGATTTTTAAAATGCTTGGTTTCCAATTCATAACTTTCTTATTATTTCCATAGGTTTGACTACGGTTATCGGCATAAAGTATGGATCCCCGGGAGATGGTAAAAGTGACAAGCGTGCATCTAAGGTGAAATCATATGTATCTGATGATTACAAAGACCTGGTTGATTTTGCTGCCCTGCATTGAAGTATCATCATAATCCTAGGAAGGAAATGGCCAACTATCCTCTTGTGATCATAATAACTATAGCGTCTTGTGTCTTACAACGACCGTCACTAAACTTGTCACTGTCTTCCTTTAAAACCGCAACAGCATAAGACTTTCGCAAATGTAACGAAAGTTTTCAACTCTCAATTAGTCTCTTCCATGATACTTGTCAACTTGCATTTGTCACATTAGTCTTTAGGTCACTTTTTGTAACCACCTTTCTCTCTTAAATGCTGCCTTGACTATTAATATTCTCTTAAATAAAGTcaaatatattgtatttagGAGACTGCTATTTGATTTTAACTGAATTAGCCCAACCAAATTCGAATCGCGGGTCATTATTTTGCACAAGTGGTTCATGactataattttaaattcatcaaaccaaaaaaggtataattttgaatttggcAAATGCAATTGCTTCTTCGATTGCTAAACATATGACTAGGGGTGATCAGTTTCATTCATATATGGCACTTGGAAAACTGTCCATGGCTCCATGATCAAGTGTGGAAAGAAGCAAATTATTGAGTTTCTTCTCTTGCTTCGGTTctgctttctctgtttttaataAGTAtcggaaaaggaaaaaaagaggcATACTTGTATTGTtgataataaaaccaaaacaaaaacgaaatggGTTCAGCTGCTTAGACATTTTTACTGGAACTCAATATTCATACACCCCTTCCTTGATCCGCTTTTCTTGGATCGTGTCGCAAATGAAAACTGAATGGCAATCTCGCTATCGAGTATGGTCctaatattttgataaaaaccaAACACGCTATCGAGTATGGTCCTAATATTTTGATAAAACCAAACATTTTACTTTCTAGGTAAAAATGCCAATACTGAGAAGAACCCACAATTTTGGAAGAGCAAAACATTAAATGCCTGACAATATCTGTTGTACTTGTTTTTCATACGCTTAATTTGAAACCCATAAAAGTATTTGCCTTCCGACTGATGATTAAACCCGCCTATCTCTTTCTTTAGATACTCCTTGATCGAATCAATCTAGCTAACGCGTGCGGCTTGCCTTCCGGACAAGACATAAAAACCACTAAAAGCCTTTAGTAATCTTATGTAgtttcaaaaaaccaaaattactaattatctCCAGTTCTCCACTATAGTTTTACTGGTAAACGAAGACAAATAATCCACGTAATTAGCAAATTGGATAACGATCACAAATTGACAAtggtaatataaaaaaaagtagacaGTACAACAAGTTGATCACGGGCTCGATACAGCATTTGATTAGAGATGTCGACCGTACAAACAACAAGCATGAGTCCTCCTTTTCTCACgtagtaaatatataaaattaagcaTGAGTCCAGACGTATGACGTCTGGATAAGAAATCAGCCCCGTCTTAAACTAAAATGGGACTTCTgtcaaatttctaaaaaatctaaaaactcttaataattttttttttgaaaaaattagacccttttgcttaatttttttttgatatttatgaTGGACCCATGGCATTTGCCTACTCTGCCATGGGGTAGAGACGGACCTGCAAAAAATTAACTTCTCCAAATCTTCCATCATGTTGGAACCGAGGTCTCGTCCCATATACGTCAAGAGATCAAATCTATTGTTGGGATATCACAAGAATGAGGCATGGGTATATACTTAGGTCTCCCTGAGAAGATTCATGGGTCAAAGGCACAAGTCTTTGCATTCGTGAGGGATAGACTCCATAAGAAGGTAAACTTATGGACTTCGAAATCTCTATCCAAGGGAGGCAAGGAAGTCATGATCAAATCAGTGGCGCAAGCAATTCCGACATACGTAATGTCgtgttttctcttaccaaaaaCTATATGCTCAAAATTAACTAGCGCGATAGCcaatttctggtggagcaatAAAGCAGACAGTAAAGGACTACATTGGATATCATGGGATCAAATGTATACTCAACTTTCGGAAGGTGAGCTAGGCTTTAGAACACTAGAAGAATTTAATCTTACCCTTTTGGCAAAGCAACTATGGAGACTGCTGAGATATCCAGATTCCCTTCTTAGCCTAGTTCTAAAAGGGAGATACTTTCGATATTGTAGTCCATTAGAGATATAAGTATCAAATCGACCTTCATATGGCTGGAGGGGCATGTTGGCAGCAAAGCATGTTCTTTCGTACGGAATTCGTAAGACCATAAGCTCGGGTTTTAACACGTGCATCTGGACTGAACCATGGATCTCAGATACACCAGCACGGCCACCCCAAAGTTTAACTAATGATAGAAATCCcttgatttgtgttaacaccttgatagattttaacacaaaaaagtggaaaattgaACGTCTTCGGGAACTCTTCCCCCGAAAGAAATTACCCTTATTTTGAGGATTAAACCGAGCTTGAATGCCTCGAGGGACGGCTATTCTTGGACTTTGACAAAGCCTGGAAATTATACCGTTAAATCTGGATACGAAGCCGCGAGAGCTATCTCTCGCCCTGCTTGCGACCTCCCTTCTCAGGGACCTAGTGTTACGACACTTAAGGCgcaagcatggaagttaaaaacatcacaaaagCTTAAGCATTTCATGTGGCAATGTGTGACTGGGTGCTTGGCAACATGTCAACGCCtgcattatcgccatattggtagagataaagattgtcctagatgtggagcggaggaggaaactataaaccatatgctatttgaatgccCTCCAGCACGTCAAGTTTGGGCTTTATCGATAATCTATTCCCATCCTATGGTGTTCCcttcatcttcc
Coding sequences within:
- the LOC104740251 gene encoding uncharacterized protein LOC104740251 isoform X1; the encoded protein is MADTNRRCTSVEDDPLHAYSGLSLFPRTLKFLSNPLPPPPPLHQSEDPQQTHTLLESMPFEIQNEHQEQAKAILEDAKLLNPIPNKRERRQGLDRQRKSFSLDLPTSQPPPAPPGFDSSKIPRPEEYFAAYDKYELANREWHKQTGTSVIDTQQNPPSRRPRRPGLQGRKRPSFTLTSEDGYFADDVNLEASEKEIPIPSEKSLKRTTAAQVMTDAVNLEVSEKESPIPSEQSLKRTTAAQVMTADREVDDSTVDTDKDLSNILHELLACSQDELEGGGAIKILEDRLNIKPFVAEDISEVPDVRKMDLKASGRNPSNRKSVLSNIQNMLEGTHRDAVRKNSYSSSPLMKEHISSPNPPNKQFSFPDIHNLLSGDHLSNEVDIQPSAKNLNIGSSSSLAKDADKDITDTSPSYVGTLDAAKPFNSSVEKSSGEHDPGTRSGIHRFHSSRDGNAENCVEDSITNKKSATLEVNFDMQTKEKEGDVPMSESGANSDSGRRENDADISEETEQLERLAEYGSREVTRPLIVEEDSILHRQGASSKSPNRAPEQFNTMDGSFEHAEHMQGQQEEENDNGDTACGLQKENPQQEVDSSSRKHRNKRKKRGSSDSNMKKRSKTVHGETGGDKQMATLPHKSGAKKQTKKQSNEREEKKQKKTLTREGAIFSRRKSLAGAGTKLEGGIRRSTRIKSRPLEFWRGERFLYGRIHESLTTVIGIKYGSPGDGKSDKRASKVKSYVSDDYKDLVDFAALH
- the LOC104740251 gene encoding uncharacterized protein LOC104740251 isoform X2; its protein translation is MADTNRRCTSVEDDPLHAYSGLSLFPRTLKFLSNPLPPPPPLHQSEDPQQTHTLLESMPFEIQNEHQEQAKAILEDAKLLNPIPNKRERRQGLDRQRKSFSLDLPTSQPPPAPPGFDSSKIPRPEEYFAAYDKYELANREWHKQTGTSVIDTQQNPPSRRPRRPGLQGRKRPSFTLTSEDGYFADDVNLEASEKEIPIPSEKSLKRTTAAQVMTDAVNLEVSEKESPIPSEQSLKRTTAAQVMTADREVDDSTVDTDKDLSNILHELLACSQDELEGGGAIKILEDRLNIKPFVAEDISEVPDVRKMDLKASGRNPSNRKSVLSNIQNMLEGTHRDAVRKNSYSSSPLMKEHISSPNPPNKQFSFPDIHNLLSGDHLSNEVDIQPSAKNLNIGSSSSLAKDADKDITDTSPSYVGTLDAAKPFNSSVEKSSGEHDPGTRSGIHRFHSSRDGNAENCVEDSITNKKSATLEVNFDMQTKEKEGDVPMSESGANSDSGRRENDADISEETEQLERLAEYGSREVTRPLIVEEDSILHRQGASSKSPNRAPEQFNTMDGSFEHAEHMQGQQEEENDNGDTACGLQKENPQEVDSSSRKHRNKRKKRGSSDSNMKKRSKTVHGETGGDKQMATLPHKSGAKKQTKKQSNEREEKKQKKTLTREGAIFSRRKSLAGAGTKLEGGIRRSTRIKSRPLEFWRGERFLYGRIHESLTTVIGIKYGSPGDGKSDKRASKVKSYVSDDYKDLVDFAALH